A portion of the Juglans microcarpa x Juglans regia isolate MS1-56 chromosome 1D, Jm3101_v1.0, whole genome shotgun sequence genome contains these proteins:
- the LOC121252912 gene encoding vicilin-like seed storage protein At2g18540 isoform X2, translating into MIISSQQLSSLDHLQEKTMRSIALISPFSFLFLLLILCQYSFFNLHAAEAFNVSDVGPLVKKDERRSLVATEYGEVTATDISDGIRGLYHLQFITLEPNSLFLPVLLHADMVFYVHTGSGRLSWAEDDDNQMKRVNLRRGDIYMLQAGSIFYVKSRLEPERKKLRIHAIFSNTPDDSYDPLIGAYSSIRNLVRGFDQRVLRAAFKVPEDVIEDITQGTPAPGIVHAVQTKEENFWELEARFLKVFLGGKGGLTFNKKKKTRAYNILDADPDFENCNGWSLTVTRRNANLLKGSNIGLFMVNLTKGSMMGPHWNPMATEIAIVLQGQGMVRVICSSSAKKPECKNMRLMVKEGDVFAVPRFHPMAQMSFNNDSFVFMGFSTTRSRNHPQFLAGKSSVLQTLDKQVLAVSFNVTNSTIDQLLSGQADSFILECTSCAEEEKMILEEEIEREREEEEARKREEEEREREEREREEEEARQREEEARKRAEEEEKEREEREREEEEARKREEEEARKRQEEEEARRREEEEERREEEEAEREQEEERRRREKEKEQRQEEEARREREERESESRERERVEEEERQKEEEKRRQEEAEWEEEEARREEERRRRRQEEEEARRDREREKERRRWEEARREREIQEPAGRQPEEREEQRRQNEKATRKEQEEEDSREGGRRAPRMRWI; encoded by the exons AtgatcatttcatctcaacaacTTTCGTCCCTAGATCATCTGCAAGAAAAAACAATGCGGAGCATAGCTTTAATTTCACCATTTTCATTCctctttcttttgttaattCTCTGTCAGTACTCTTTCTTTAATTTGCATGCAGCAGAGGCTTTTAATGTCTCAGATGTGGGGCCTCTGGTGAAGAAAGACGAAAGGAGGTCCCTTGTTGCGACCGAGTACGGAGAGGTCACAGCCACTGATATCAGTGATGGAATCAGAGGGCTATACCACCTTCAGTTCATCACTTTGGAGccaaactctctctttctcccagTACTCCTCCATGCAGACATGGTCTTCTATGTCCACACAG GAAGTGGGAGGTTGAGCTGGGCTGAAGATGATGACAATCAAATGAAGAGGGTGAATTTACGTCGAGGAGATATCTACATGCTCCAGGCAGGTTCTATCTTCTATGTGAAGAGCAGATTAGAACCGGAGCGCAAGAAGCTTAGGATACATgcaatattttccaacacacctGATGACTCCTAT GATCCGTTAATTGGAGCATACTCGAGCATTAGAAACCTTGTCCGAGGCTTTGATCAGAGAGTCCTACGAGCTGCTTTTAAG gTCCCTGAAGATGTCATAGAAGACATAACACAAGGGACCCCAGCACCAGGCATAGTGCATGCGGTgcaaacaaaggaagaaaacttCTGGGAATTGGAGGCTCGGTTCCTGAAAGTCTTCCTTGGAGGCAAAGGCGGCCTGACAttcaacaagaagaagaaaacaagagCCTATAATATTCTTGATGCAGACCCAGATTTCGAGAACTGTAACGGGTGGAGCCTAACAGTGACCAGAAGAAATGCAAATTTACTGAAGGGTTCCAATATTGGTCTTTTCATGGTGAACTTGACAAAG GGCTCAATGATGGGGCCCCATTGGAATCCAATGGCAACCGAGATTGCAATTGTCTTACAAGGGCAAGGGATGGTAAGGGTGATTTGTTCAAGCAGTGCTAAAAAACCAGAGTGCAAAAATATGAGGTTGATGGTCAAAGAAGGAGATGTTTTTGCTGTACCTAGGTTCCATCCCATGGCTCAGATGTCTTTCAACAatgactcgtttgttttcatggGATTCAGCACAACAAGAAGTAGAAATCACCCTCAATTTCTGGCAGGAAAGAGCTCAGTTCTTCAAACTTTGGACAAACAAGTCTTGGCTGTATCCTTCAATGTCACCAACAGTACGATTGATCAGCTTTTGTCTGGGCAGGCTGATTCATTCATACTGGAGTGTACTTCTTGTGCtgaggaagagaaaatgataTTGGAGGAAGAAATTGAGCGAGAAAGGGAGGAAGAGGAAGCtaggaagagagaggaagaagagagagagagagaagagagagaaagggaggaaGAGGAAGCGAGGCAGAGAGAAGAGGAGGCTAGGAAGAGAgcggaagaggaagagaaagagagagaagagcgagaaagggaggaagaggaagctagaaagagagaagaggaggaggcTAGGAAGAGACAGGAAGAAGAGGAGGCCAgaaggagagaggaagaggaggagaggagggaggaagaagaagcagaaagagaacaagaagaagaaaggaggcgacgagaaaaggaaaaggagcaaagacaagaagaagaagcgagaagagagagagaagaaagggaAAGTGAAAGTAGGGAGAGAGAacgagtagaagaagaagagaggcagaaagaggaagagaaaaggagACAAGAAGAAGCAGAGTGGGAGGAGGAAGAGGCcaggagagaagaagaaaggaggagaaggagacaggaagaagaagaagcaagaaGAGACAGGGAAAGAGAAAAGGAACGGAGACGGT
- the LOC121252912 gene encoding vicilin-like seed storage protein At2g18540 isoform X1 — protein sequence MIISSQQLSSLDHLQEKTMRSIALISPFSFLFLLLILCQYSFFNLHAAEAFNVSDVGPLVKKDERRSLVATEYGEVTATDISDGIRGLYHLQFITLEPNSLFLPVLLHADMVFYVHTGSGRLSWAEDDDNQMKRVNLRRGDIYMLQAGSIFYVKSRLEPERKKLRIHAIFSNTPDDSYDPLIGAYSSIRNLVRGFDQRVLRAAFKVPEDVIEDITQGTPAPGIVHAVQTKEENFWELEARFLKVFLGGKGGLTFNKKKKTRAYNILDADPDFENCNGWSLTVTRRNANLLKGSNIGLFMVNLTKGSMMGPHWNPMATEIAIVLQGQGMVRVICSSSAKKPECKNMRLMVKEGDVFAVPRFHPMAQMSFNNDSFVFMGFSTTRSRNHPQFLAGKSSVLQTLDKQVLAVSFNVTNSTIDQLLSGQADSFILECTSCAEEEKMILEEEIEREREEEEARKREEEEREREEREREEEEARQREEEARKRAEEEEKEREEREREEEEARKREEEEARKRQEEEEARRREEEEERREEEEAEREQEEERRRREKEKEQRQEEEARREREERESESRERERVEEEERQKEEEKRRQEEAEWEEEEARREEERRRRRQEEEEARRDREREKERRRWEEPRREREIQEPAGRQPEEREEQRRQNEKATRKEQEEEDSREGGRRAPRMRWI from the exons AtgatcatttcatctcaacaacTTTCGTCCCTAGATCATCTGCAAGAAAAAACAATGCGGAGCATAGCTTTAATTTCACCATTTTCATTCctctttcttttgttaattCTCTGTCAGTACTCTTTCTTTAATTTGCATGCAGCAGAGGCTTTTAATGTCTCAGATGTGGGGCCTCTGGTGAAGAAAGACGAAAGGAGGTCCCTTGTTGCGACCGAGTACGGAGAGGTCACAGCCACTGATATCAGTGATGGAATCAGAGGGCTATACCACCTTCAGTTCATCACTTTGGAGccaaactctctctttctcccagTACTCCTCCATGCAGACATGGTCTTCTATGTCCACACAG GAAGTGGGAGGTTGAGCTGGGCTGAAGATGATGACAATCAAATGAAGAGGGTGAATTTACGTCGAGGAGATATCTACATGCTCCAGGCAGGTTCTATCTTCTATGTGAAGAGCAGATTAGAACCGGAGCGCAAGAAGCTTAGGATACATgcaatattttccaacacacctGATGACTCCTAT GATCCGTTAATTGGAGCATACTCGAGCATTAGAAACCTTGTCCGAGGCTTTGATCAGAGAGTCCTACGAGCTGCTTTTAAG gTCCCTGAAGATGTCATAGAAGACATAACACAAGGGACCCCAGCACCAGGCATAGTGCATGCGGTgcaaacaaaggaagaaaacttCTGGGAATTGGAGGCTCGGTTCCTGAAAGTCTTCCTTGGAGGCAAAGGCGGCCTGACAttcaacaagaagaagaaaacaagagCCTATAATATTCTTGATGCAGACCCAGATTTCGAGAACTGTAACGGGTGGAGCCTAACAGTGACCAGAAGAAATGCAAATTTACTGAAGGGTTCCAATATTGGTCTTTTCATGGTGAACTTGACAAAG GGCTCAATGATGGGGCCCCATTGGAATCCAATGGCAACCGAGATTGCAATTGTCTTACAAGGGCAAGGGATGGTAAGGGTGATTTGTTCAAGCAGTGCTAAAAAACCAGAGTGCAAAAATATGAGGTTGATGGTCAAAGAAGGAGATGTTTTTGCTGTACCTAGGTTCCATCCCATGGCTCAGATGTCTTTCAACAatgactcgtttgttttcatggGATTCAGCACAACAAGAAGTAGAAATCACCCTCAATTTCTGGCAGGAAAGAGCTCAGTTCTTCAAACTTTGGACAAACAAGTCTTGGCTGTATCCTTCAATGTCACCAACAGTACGATTGATCAGCTTTTGTCTGGGCAGGCTGATTCATTCATACTGGAGTGTACTTCTTGTGCtgaggaagagaaaatgataTTGGAGGAAGAAATTGAGCGAGAAAGGGAGGAAGAGGAAGCtaggaagagagaggaagaagagagagagagagaagagagagaaagggaggaaGAGGAAGCGAGGCAGAGAGAAGAGGAGGCTAGGAAGAGAgcggaagaggaagagaaagagagagaagagcgagaaagggaggaagaggaagctagaaagagagaagaggaggaggcTAGGAAGAGACAGGAAGAAGAGGAGGCCAgaaggagagaggaagaggaggagaggagggaggaagaagaagcagaaagagaacaagaagaagaaaggaggcgacgagaaaaggaaaaggagcaaagacaagaagaagaagcgagaagagagagagaagaaagggaAAGTGAAAGTAGGGAGAGAGAacgagtagaagaagaagagaggcagaaagaggaagagaaaaggagACAAGAAGAAGCAGAGTGGGAGGAGGAAGAGGCcaggagagaagaagaaaggaggagaaggagacaggaagaagaagaagcaagaaGAGACAGGGAAAGAGAAAAGGAACGGAGACGGTGGGAAGAACCAAGAagag